In the genome of Chloroflexota bacterium, the window TGTCGCGCCGGGCGTCGGCATCGCGGCCCCGGTCGCGGCGGACGCGCCCACGCCGGCCGCCGCCTACCGGATGGATCTATCCGTCAACATCGCCGCTGGGACGGCCCAGGTCGGGCAGACCGTCCGCCTCCGAAACGACGTCGGCGCGCCACTCGAGCGCCTGGTGTTCCGGTCGCCAGCCGCCGCCGACGGCTCCCTCAGCCTGAGATCGGCGTCCGTCGCCGGACAGCCGGTATCGCCCCGGCTGGATGGGAGCATCCTGGAGCTGCCACTGCCCCAACCGCTGGCCGCTGGCGCAACGGTCCAGGCCGACCTGGCCTTCAGCTTGCAGATTCCGAACACGCCCGGCCGCCTGGCGAAGACGCCGCGCGGCATCACCATGGGGTACTGGTTCCCGATGCTGACCGTGCATCGCGGAGAGTGGGACCGACGGCCGTTCATCGACGTGGGCGATGCCACCTTCAGCGAGGTGGCCGGCTTCGACGTGACGGTGACGACCAGTGAGCCAGCCATCGTCATGGCGACGGGCGAGCGCGTCGAGCAGGACGGCCGTCGTTCCCGCTTCGTCGGAGCATCGGTCCGAGATTTCGCCCTCGCCATCTCGCCGGAGTACACCGTGCGCCGGGCGAAGGTCGGAGACCTCACGCTCGAGGTCGCGGCGTTCGGCGAGGATCGTGCCGCCTACTACGCCACACGGGGAGCGGACTTGCTGACCTGGGCCGCCGGCAAGTTCGGTCCGCTGCCGTACTCCACGCTCACCGTCGCCGACGCCGATCTTCCGTCGAGTTACGGCGGCCTGGAGTACCCGACCCTGATCGTGCTGGCGCGCGGCTACAGTCTGCCCGCCGATCCGGCCGGCAGCGCCCTGGACAGCCTGTTCCTACACGAGCTGCTCCACCAGTGGTTCTATTCGCTGGTGGGCAACGACCAGATCGCGGATCCCTGGCTCGACGAAGCGTTCGTGACCTATCTCACCTACGCCTACTACCGTGAGCAAGCACCAGCCCTGGCGCCAGCCGTCTACGAACGGACGATTGCCGGCGGCAGCGGCGGCGCGGTTGACAGCACCGTCTACGACTTCCCATCGGACGGGCCGTACTTTGGGGTGGTGTATCGGCGCGGGGCGCGGTTCCTGGAGGCGCTCCACGAGCGGCTGGGCGATCCCGCCTTCTGGCGGCTGCTCCGCGAGCATGTGGACGCCCACCGTGACCGAGTCGGTACGCCACGGGCCTTTCTGGAGCGGGCGCAGGCTGCTTCGTCAAGCTCGCTCAACCCGCTGATCGCCGCCTACCTGAGCTACGGGGCGTTTCAGCCGACGACGCCGCGTGTCTGGTCGGTGGACACGCCGGACGGGCCGTGGACGGGCACAGCGTCGCTCTTCGTGGCAGCCGAGTTTCCGGTGACGCGGGTGCAGGTGCTGCTCGATTCACGCATCCTGGCTGACGGCCCGACCAACAACCTCACGCTCGATCTCGCGGGCGTCGAAGCCGGCCAGTACGTCCTGCTGGTCCGGGTCTGGGACCACGAGAACGTGCTGTTCGAGCGGACCCGGCGGGTTGAGGTCAGTCGGTAGCGGCGTCGGACGCGGGCGGCTGCTCGCCGGGCGGCTGCTCGGCGGGCGGTTCGGGATCCGGCCGACTGGCCAGGCGCTCGTCGAGCATCGCGCGGCCGCGAGCGAGCCAGCCGGCCTTCCCAGCTTCGAGCAAGGCCAGCACGTCAAGGTCCGTTCGGTGTGGCACGCGCAGCTCCCGGCCCTGCGCCCGCAGCTCGGCGGCCAGCACCTTCATGATCGAGCCGTACACGCGGGACCACCGCCGATCCTGGTTCCCTGCCACCGTGACGCCGCGCGCTGCCAGATCCTCGCGGAATCGCCCGTAGGGGTACGCTCCCCGCTCGACGTCCTTGAGGCGGTCAACGACCTCGGAGCGAGCCGTCAGCGCGCGGTCGAAATAGGCGATGACCTCGCCGGTCGTAGTCAGGCGTCGGTCGCGGCGAAGCACGGCGAGGCGAGCCGGGCCATCGACCTCAGGCAACGCCTCGTCAAAGACGCTGGAGCTGAGTCGGCGGATCGCGCCGAGCACGCCCGCTCCCAGTCGGTAGTAGCGCTCGCTGGACTCGACAGTCCCGAGGAAGGCCGAATCCGAGCGGGCCATCGCCAGCGCGACATCCCACCCGATCAGTGGCGAGAAGAACTCGGTCGCATCGACCTGGCAGAGCACGGCCCACTCGGCGTCGAGCGGGCCCTGCGGCGCAAGCTGGGCGCGGTTCTCGGCGTGGTCGGGCGCCAGGAAGATGCCGTCGTGGTAGACCGGCTGCTCGGGAGAAGGCGTGCCGGCGAGCGCCTCGCCAAGGCGGGTCGCCAGCAGCGGCGGCGGCTCGTTGAGCAGCTCAGCAAGCACCTCAGCACCGACCTGTCGCGGATTCGCCGTCTCCAGCGTCCACTTGAAGTCGACCGGCTCCAGGATGCTTCGCTCGCCCTGCGCGCCGACGAGGATCGCATCAGCATGGGTCTTGCCGTTCGCCTGGACCTGGGCGGCCAGCTCCGGCTCGGCCTGGAGGACGATGGCGCGCACCGGCAGGTACGGCGCACCGTCGGGGCCGAGCCGTTCGACGCCGATCAGCCCTTCCAGCGCCCGCGCACCGAGCCGCTCCCACTGCCTGCCGATCTGTTCGCTGGCGCCGCCCCAGTCGCCGATGCGCCAGAGCTGGCGGCCTTCAAGTGGCGAGCGCGGCGAGATCGGCCGGCGGCCGGGCGGGCGGCCCGCGC includes:
- a CDS encoding M1 family metallopeptidase encodes the protein MPALLVLLVVGMLGVAVAPGVGIAAPVAADAPTPAAAYRMDLSVNIAAGTAQVGQTVRLRNDVGAPLERLVFRSPAAADGSLSLRSASVAGQPVSPRLDGSILELPLPQPLAAGATVQADLAFSLQIPNTPGRLAKTPRGITMGYWFPMLTVHRGEWDRRPFIDVGDATFSEVAGFDVTVTTSEPAIVMATGERVEQDGRRSRFVGASVRDFALAISPEYTVRRAKVGDLTLEVAAFGEDRAAYYATRGADLLTWAAGKFGPLPYSTLTVADADLPSSYGGLEYPTLIVLARGYSLPADPAGSALDSLFLHELLHQWFYSLVGNDQIADPWLDEAFVTYLTYAYYREQAPALAPAVYERTIAGGSGGAVDSTVYDFPSDGPYFGVVYRRGARFLEALHERLGDPAFWRLLREHVDAHRDRVGTPRAFLERAQAASSSSLNPLIAAYLSYGAFQPTTPRVWSVDTPDGPWTGTASLFVAAEFPVTRVQVLLDSRILADGPTNNLTLDLAGVEAGQYVLLVRVWDHENVLFERTRRVEVSR